One stretch of Macrotis lagotis isolate mMagLag1 chromosome 7, bilby.v1.9.chrom.fasta, whole genome shotgun sequence DNA includes these proteins:
- the ASTE1 gene encoding single-strand DNA endonuclease ASTE1 isoform X1 produces the protein MGIRGLMSYVEDHSSQFLIDVKLRDTKIIIDGYALFHRLCFDSNVDLRHGGDYDSFTEVIQRFFESLFACKIHPYVVLDGGCDISDKKLFTLKDRAREKIQVAHSLSLGGRGNLLPLLIREVFIQVLNKLHVDFVQCFSEADRDIMTLANHWNCPVLTMDSDFCIFDLKAGFCPVNGFQWKNLTVIKDTFLYYIPAKCFSVDKFCSYFNNMNKALLPLFAVLCGNDYINLPVLDTVISRLSFTPGSSTTKGKKHQRIMALLNWLSYFDDVPKAIDNVVKYLKIYDREVVKALLWDSMEEYQPSPVKLQDFFQFGAYIYPCATYLNLPEWVQLAMAKGQLSPFVCDALSLRRTILHTQVENIKRPSAHVVSVPIRKVIYGLLQNSSANLTKVSQSKVSKQPMAFSELERIDKNIATVVTHAVKLPEEYRQLGRLTELSLSKRKTLLLETLKVKEGILDPFPASLKLPIAVTCFWLQSLETKAKLYHLQALLMGMLYGQLHKMTRELDNEELLVDGAKLLCDQFLTVKENKLQRRLDLDTAHVFCQWQCCLQMGFYLNQLLLMPLPEPDLTWLYSGTLVHGLSEEFSTSSSAEKLLSLSPRAQQLYNQLFLALKSAVPSECFCQREKPKARRKKRKDKDSLAKNHMGISLQTRSFYTPVNRFGLLSVEDLEDPGQGSGLE, from the exons ATGGGTATCCGAGGACTAATGAGTTATGTGGAAGATCACAGTAGTCAATTCCTCATTGATGTGAAGTTGAGGGACACCAAAATAATCATTGACGGCTATGCACTTTTCCATAGACTGTGTTTTGATTCGAATGTGGACCTCCGCCATGGAGGAGACTATGATTCTTTTACCGAGGTTATACAGAGGTTCTTTGAGTCACTCTTTGCTTGTAAAATTCATCCATATGTTGTATTAGATGGAGGCTGTGACATTTCAGATAAAAAACTCTTCACCTTAAAAGACAGAGCCCGAGAGAAGATCCAGGTGGCACATTCCCTTTCTCTTGGTGGGAGGGGAAATCTGCTGCCTTTACTCATCCGAGAAGTATTCATTCAGGTCTTGAACAAACTTCATGTAGACTTTGTCCAGTGCTTCTCAGAAGCAGACAGAGACATTATGACTCTTGCTAACCACTGGAATTGTCCTGTATTGACGATGGATAgtgatttttgtatttttgacCTGAAAGCTGGATTTTGTCCAGTGAATGGTTTTCAATGGAAAAACCTGACTGTGATTAAAGATACATTTCTCTACTATATCCCTGCCAAATGCTTCTCTGTAGATAAGTTCTGCAGTTATTTCAACAACATGAACAAAGCCCTGCTGCCTCTCTTTGCTGTCCTGTGTGGTAATGACTATATCAATTTGCCTGTTCTGGATACAGTCATCAGTAGATTAAGTTTCACCCCTGGAAGCTCCACCACCAAAGGGAAAAAGCACCAGCGGATAATGGCACTCTTGAACTGGCTGTCTTATTTTGATGATGTCCCTAAAGCCATAGATAATGTTGTGAAGTACCTGAAGATATATGATAGAGAGGTGGTTAAAGCACTACTTTGGGACTCGATGGAGGAATACCAACCATCTCCAGTGAAGCTACAAGATTTTTTCCAGTTTGGTGCTTATATATATCCTTGTGCCACCTATCTAAATTTACCAGAATGGGTACAATTGGCTATGGCGAAGGGGCAACTTTCTCCTTTTGTTTGTGATGCTTTGTCATTACGGCGGACTATTCTTCATACACAGGTGGAGAATATAAAACGTCCAAGTGCCCATGTCGTCTCTGTGCCCATTCGGAAGGTCATCTATGGGCTTCTTCAGAATTCTTCTGCAAATCTAACTAAGGTGTCCCAAAGTAAAGTGTCTAAACAACCAATGGCTTTTAGTGAGCTAGAAAGGATTGATAAGAATATTGCAACTGTAGTTACTCATGCAGTGAAGCTCCCAGAGGAATATCGGCAATTAGGCAGATTAACTGAG CTTTCTCTCTCTAAGAGGAAGACTCTTCTCTTAGAAACCCTGAAAGTAAAGGAGGGCATCTTGGACCCTTTTCCTGCTTCCTTGAAGTTACCTATTGCTGTCACTTGCTTCTGGTTGCAGTCCTTAGAAACCAAAGCAAAATTGTATCACTTACAAGCCTTACTGATGGGAATGTTGTATGGGCAGTTGCACAAGATGACCAGGGAGCTTG ATAATGAGGAATTGCTTGTGGATGGGGCTAAGCTATTGTGTGACCAGTTTCTtacagtgaaagaaaataaactacAGAGAAGATTGGATTTAGATACAGCCCATGTTTTCTGTCAGTGGCAATGCTGCCTCCAGATGGGATTCTACCTCAATCAGCTACTGTTGATGCCTTTACCTGAACCTGACCTCACATG GCTCTATAGTGGGACTCTTGTCCATGGACTCTCTGAAGAGTTCTCCACTTCATCCTCAGCAGAAAAGCTCCTGAGCCTGAGCCCCAGAGCACAGCAGCTCTATAATCAGCTCTTCCTGGCACTGAAATCAGCCGTCCCTTCAGAATGTTTTTGCCAGAGGGAGAAGCCAAAAGCCAGAAGGAAGAAACGGAAGGACAAGGACAGCCTGGCAAAGAATCACATGGGCATCTCCCTTCAAACCAGGTCCTTCTACACTCCTGTCAACAGATTTGGGCTCCTCTCAGTGGAGGACCTGGAGGACCCAGGGCAAGGGTCAGGGCTGGAGTAA
- the ASTE1 gene encoding single-strand DNA endonuclease ASTE1 isoform X2, with translation MGIRGLMSYVEDHSSQFLIDVKLRDTKIIIDGYALFHRLCFDSNVDLRHGGDYDSFTEVIQRFFESLFACKIHPYVVLDGGCDISDKKLFTLKDRAREKIQVAHSLSLGGRGNLLPLLIREVFIQVLNKLHVDFVQCFSEADRDIMTLANHWNCPVLTMDSDFCIFDLKAGFCPVNGFQWKNLTVIKDTFLYYIPAKCFSVDKFCSYFNNMNKALLPLFAVLCGNDYINLPVLDTVISRLSFTPGSSTTKGKKHQRIMALLNWLSYFDDVPKAIDNVVKYLKIYDREVVKALLWDSMEEYQPSPVKLQDFFQFGAYIYPCATYLNLPEWVQLAMAKGQLSPFVCDALSLRRTILHTQVENIKRPSAHVVSVPIRKVIYGLLQNSSANLTKVSQSKVSKQPMAFSELERIDKNIATVVTHAVKLPEEYRQLGRLTELSLSKRKTLLLETLKVKEGILDPFPASLKLPIAVTCFWLQSLETKAKLYHLQALLMGMLYGQLHKMTRELDNEELLVDGAKLLCDQFLTVKENKLQRRLDLDTAHVFCQWQCCLQMGFYLNQLLLMPLPEPDLTCQL, from the exons ATGGGTATCCGAGGACTAATGAGTTATGTGGAAGATCACAGTAGTCAATTCCTCATTGATGTGAAGTTGAGGGACACCAAAATAATCATTGACGGCTATGCACTTTTCCATAGACTGTGTTTTGATTCGAATGTGGACCTCCGCCATGGAGGAGACTATGATTCTTTTACCGAGGTTATACAGAGGTTCTTTGAGTCACTCTTTGCTTGTAAAATTCATCCATATGTTGTATTAGATGGAGGCTGTGACATTTCAGATAAAAAACTCTTCACCTTAAAAGACAGAGCCCGAGAGAAGATCCAGGTGGCACATTCCCTTTCTCTTGGTGGGAGGGGAAATCTGCTGCCTTTACTCATCCGAGAAGTATTCATTCAGGTCTTGAACAAACTTCATGTAGACTTTGTCCAGTGCTTCTCAGAAGCAGACAGAGACATTATGACTCTTGCTAACCACTGGAATTGTCCTGTATTGACGATGGATAgtgatttttgtatttttgacCTGAAAGCTGGATTTTGTCCAGTGAATGGTTTTCAATGGAAAAACCTGACTGTGATTAAAGATACATTTCTCTACTATATCCCTGCCAAATGCTTCTCTGTAGATAAGTTCTGCAGTTATTTCAACAACATGAACAAAGCCCTGCTGCCTCTCTTTGCTGTCCTGTGTGGTAATGACTATATCAATTTGCCTGTTCTGGATACAGTCATCAGTAGATTAAGTTTCACCCCTGGAAGCTCCACCACCAAAGGGAAAAAGCACCAGCGGATAATGGCACTCTTGAACTGGCTGTCTTATTTTGATGATGTCCCTAAAGCCATAGATAATGTTGTGAAGTACCTGAAGATATATGATAGAGAGGTGGTTAAAGCACTACTTTGGGACTCGATGGAGGAATACCAACCATCTCCAGTGAAGCTACAAGATTTTTTCCAGTTTGGTGCTTATATATATCCTTGTGCCACCTATCTAAATTTACCAGAATGGGTACAATTGGCTATGGCGAAGGGGCAACTTTCTCCTTTTGTTTGTGATGCTTTGTCATTACGGCGGACTATTCTTCATACACAGGTGGAGAATATAAAACGTCCAAGTGCCCATGTCGTCTCTGTGCCCATTCGGAAGGTCATCTATGGGCTTCTTCAGAATTCTTCTGCAAATCTAACTAAGGTGTCCCAAAGTAAAGTGTCTAAACAACCAATGGCTTTTAGTGAGCTAGAAAGGATTGATAAGAATATTGCAACTGTAGTTACTCATGCAGTGAAGCTCCCAGAGGAATATCGGCAATTAGGCAGATTAACTGAG CTTTCTCTCTCTAAGAGGAAGACTCTTCTCTTAGAAACCCTGAAAGTAAAGGAGGGCATCTTGGACCCTTTTCCTGCTTCCTTGAAGTTACCTATTGCTGTCACTTGCTTCTGGTTGCAGTCCTTAGAAACCAAAGCAAAATTGTATCACTTACAAGCCTTACTGATGGGAATGTTGTATGGGCAGTTGCACAAGATGACCAGGGAGCTTG ATAATGAGGAATTGCTTGTGGATGGGGCTAAGCTATTGTGTGACCAGTTTCTtacagtgaaagaaaataaactacAGAGAAGATTGGATTTAGATACAGCCCATGTTTTCTGTCAGTGGCAATGCTGCCTCCAGATGGGATTCTACCTCAATCAGCTACTGTTGATGCCTTTACCTGAACCTGACCTCACATG tcAGCTCTAG